The following are from one region of the Phycisphaerales bacterium genome:
- a CDS encoding S41 family peptidase, with protein MPAFDHSGRCRVSAALAMALAAGTASLQMACASDTAVAGEPATVMRSVADDTRGTATSAAWMAEQAQVGYPRMPSLSPDGSTIVFSWAGDLWAVARDGGIASRLTTHPADESRSAFSPDGSTLVFESERDGSRNLYAMPISIEDGRVVGGAVRRLTLSDRSLTLSGFAADGQSVLVHANLKPSMYRGVNMWTVPLDGGPIEMLTEAFGLMPRMSADGSTVTFTRQRDLYDRPAYQGPAAGDVWSMDTGTGRFTRLTTYDGNDADGFVLPDGSVVYTSGRHGQNNLWRIPAGQTDAVGPTRLTNFAPEEGEHTIAHGVLDLNVSRDGSTAAFLVWDRLYTLDLTQRGAEPRAVDVYASGDSKTLDTRLETLDRQVSEAALSPDGKTLAVVARGEVFIRNTEDDRPTRRVTFTSGREQDIAWSPDNQYLYFSSDEDGEFAIYRATVSLSRDDLKPEEAATEEDAAAEEDVPDTTDDGEGESADEGDQGEQGDSGDAQEAAESDEKEEDKKKDKVDHGKRWSEALRFEIEPFIDGDERTVRPMPSPDGYRLLYLRERGDLWHRDLATGQDTLVFESWNEPDVQWASDSRHIVYEVADLDFNADVWLLDLDNEDGEPVNITRHPDIDTSPRLSHDGKMLVFLSDRAGNNWSYDVYGVLLDRSLEGKTDYELAEYFKEAAKAVSKAGAIDSPDLGEPPADREALEFDTEDAWKRVRRLTSVDGASDLALTPGGDRVLFSTSIDGSTSLYSVDYRGRDRKTVQSGGVSQVRVTPDGSKALFIRGGQASTARPSGGGGNTLGINATVRIDVAAEQAQKFRDAANMLGREFYHPTMKGLDWDALTERYLELARVTRTPDEFYQVARLMMGELNGSHLGIWGGTQLYDAPSIRTGYLGIDAKPVDGGYEVTHVLPEGPAWRDTSRLHVGDVITAINGTPLAPEGGMPVMDLGEAMAGTAGEETLLDVRPVDPASSGYVLIVPTSSGGDSNLRYEDGVRQRRAKVEELSGGRVGYLHIRGMNEPSLRDFERDLYAAANGKDGLLIDVRDNGGGWTTDILLSSLTAPRHAYTVPRGANPGEVPEDAYPRDRRLIYGYSRPIAVLCNENSYSNAEIFSHAIKTTGRGPLVGQQTYGAVISTGSYRLIDGTTVRRPFRGWYLPDGTDMENNGAMPDVVVEVKPGDEVAGVDPQLEAAVRAVMEDIN; from the coding sequence ATGCCAGCGTTCGACCACTCGGGAAGGTGCCGCGTTTCGGCGGCGTTGGCGATGGCGCTTGCAGCCGGGACCGCCTCGCTCCAGATGGCTTGTGCGAGCGACACGGCCGTTGCGGGCGAGCCGGCCACCGTGATGCGCAGCGTGGCCGATGACACCCGCGGGACGGCAACATCGGCGGCATGGATGGCCGAGCAGGCGCAAGTTGGATATCCACGGATGCCCAGCCTCAGCCCCGATGGATCGACCATCGTCTTTTCGTGGGCGGGCGACCTCTGGGCCGTCGCTCGCGATGGCGGCATTGCGTCCCGCCTGACGACGCATCCGGCCGACGAATCGCGGAGCGCGTTCAGTCCCGATGGCTCGACGCTGGTGTTCGAGTCCGAGCGTGATGGCAGCCGGAACCTGTACGCCATGCCGATCTCGATCGAAGATGGGCGTGTGGTTGGCGGGGCCGTGCGGCGACTGACGCTGAGCGATCGCTCGCTGACGCTGTCGGGCTTTGCCGCCGACGGGCAGTCGGTGCTGGTGCATGCGAACCTGAAGCCCAGCATGTATCGCGGCGTGAACATGTGGACCGTGCCGCTGGACGGCGGGCCGATCGAGATGTTAACCGAGGCGTTCGGCCTCATGCCCCGCATGTCGGCCGATGGCTCCACAGTCACGTTTACCCGGCAGCGCGACCTGTACGACAGGCCGGCGTATCAGGGGCCGGCCGCCGGCGACGTCTGGTCGATGGACACCGGAACGGGTCGGTTCACGCGATTGACGACCTACGACGGGAACGACGCCGATGGCTTCGTGCTGCCTGATGGCTCGGTCGTATATACCTCGGGAAGGCACGGCCAGAACAACCTGTGGCGTATCCCCGCCGGGCAGACCGATGCGGTCGGCCCCACGCGGCTGACGAACTTCGCGCCCGAGGAGGGCGAACACACGATTGCGCACGGCGTGCTCGACCTAAACGTGTCGCGCGATGGTTCGACCGCCGCGTTCCTCGTGTGGGACAGGCTCTACACGCTGGACCTGACCCAGCGCGGCGCCGAGCCTCGGGCCGTGGACGTCTACGCGTCGGGCGATTCGAAGACGCTGGACACGCGGCTTGAAACGCTCGATCGCCAGGTAAGCGAGGCCGCGCTCAGCCCCGATGGTAAGACGCTGGCGGTCGTGGCCCGCGGCGAAGTGTTCATCCGCAATACCGAGGATGATCGCCCCACTCGTCGCGTGACGTTCACCAGCGGTCGCGAGCAGGACATTGCCTGGAGCCCGGACAACCAGTACCTGTACTTCTCGAGCGATGAAGACGGCGAGTTTGCGATCTATCGCGCGACCGTTAGCCTCTCACGCGATGACCTGAAGCCCGAGGAAGCCGCGACCGAAGAGGACGCTGCTGCAGAGGAGGATGTGCCGGACACCACCGACGACGGCGAGGGCGAGTCGGCGGATGAGGGCGACCAAGGCGAGCAGGGTGACTCGGGCGATGCTCAGGAAGCAGCCGAGAGCGACGAGAAGGAAGAGGACAAGAAGAAGGACAAGGTCGACCATGGCAAGCGGTGGTCCGAGGCCCTGCGCTTCGAGATCGAGCCGTTCATCGACGGCGATGAGCGGACCGTCCGCCCGATGCCCTCGCCCGACGGCTACCGCCTGCTGTACCTCCGCGAGCGGGGCGACCTGTGGCATCGCGATCTGGCGACGGGTCAGGACACGCTGGTGTTCGAGAGTTGGAACGAGCCCGACGTGCAGTGGGCCTCCGACAGCCGGCACATCGTCTACGAGGTGGCCGACTTGGACTTCAACGCCGACGTCTGGCTGCTGGACCTGGACAACGAGGACGGCGAGCCGGTGAATATCACGCGGCATCCGGACATCGATACGTCCCCGCGGCTGAGCCACGACGGGAAGATGCTCGTGTTCCTGAGCGATCGGGCGGGCAACAACTGGTCGTACGACGTGTACGGCGTGCTGCTCGATCGTTCGCTCGAAGGCAAGACCGACTACGAGCTCGCCGAGTACTTCAAGGAAGCCGCCAAGGCCGTCAGCAAGGCCGGTGCGATCGATTCGCCCGACCTGGGCGAACCGCCGGCCGATCGCGAGGCGCTCGAGTTTGACACCGAAGATGCCTGGAAGCGCGTGCGTCGGCTGACCAGCGTGGACGGGGCGAGCGATCTGGCCCTGACCCCCGGCGGCGACCGCGTGCTGTTCAGCACGAGCATCGACGGCAGCACCAGCCTGTACTCGGTCGACTACCGCGGCCGCGACCGCAAGACGGTGCAGAGCGGTGGTGTGTCGCAGGTCCGGGTGACGCCAGATGGCTCCAAGGCCCTGTTCATTCGGGGCGGGCAGGCTTCGACGGCCCGACCCTCTGGCGGCGGTGGTAACACGCTTGGCATCAACGCGACGGTTCGAATCGACGTTGCGGCCGAGCAGGCGCAGAAATTCCGCGACGCGGCCAACATGCTGGGCCGCGAGTTCTACCACCCCACCATGAAGGGGCTGGACTGGGACGCCCTGACCGAGCGATACCTGGAACTGGCCCGCGTGACGCGCACGCCCGACGAGTTCTACCAGGTCGCGAGGCTGATGATGGGCGAATTGAACGGCTCGCACCTGGGCATCTGGGGCGGAACGCAGCTTTACGACGCCCCGTCGATCCGCACGGGGTATCTGGGCATCGACGCCAAGCCGGTCGATGGCGGGTACGAGGTGACGCACGTGTTGCCCGAGGGTCCGGCATGGCGCGACACCAGCCGCCTGCACGTGGGCGACGTCATCACCGCCATCAACGGAACGCCGTTGGCGCCCGAGGGCGGCATGCCCGTGATGGATCTCGGCGAAGCCATGGCGGGAACGGCCGGCGAGGAGACGCTTCTGGACGTTCGGCCGGTGGATCCAGCGTCGTCGGGCTACGTGCTGATCGTCCCGACGTCTTCGGGCGGCGACAGCAACCTGCGATACGAGGACGGCGTTCGCCAGCGGCGCGCGAAGGTCGAGGAATTGTCCGGCGGACGCGTCGGGTACCTGCACATCCGTGGCATGAACGAGCCCTCGCTGCGGGACTTCGAGCGTGACCTGTACGCCGCCGCAAATGGCAAGGACGGCTTGCTCATCGACGTGCGTGACAACGGCGGTGGATGGACGACCGACATCCTGCTCAGTTCCCTGACCGCGCCGCGGCATGCATACACCGTGCCGCGCGGCGCCAACCCCGGCGAGGTGCCCGAAGACGCCTATCCGCGTGACCGCCGGCTGATCTATGGCTATTCGCGCCCGATCGCGGTCTTGTGCAACGAGAACTCGTACTCGAACGCCGAGATCTTCTCGCACGCCATCAAGACGACCGGTCGCGGGCCGCTCGTGGGCCAGCAGACCTATGGCGCGGTCATCTCAACCGGGTCGTACCGGCTCATCGACGGCACGACCGTTCGCCGGCCGTTCCGCGGGTGGTACCTGCCCGACGGTACCGACATGGAGAACAACGGGGCCATGCCGGACGTGGTGGTGGAGGTGAAGCCGGGCGACGAGGTCGCGGGCGTCGATCCCCAGTTGGAGGCCGCGGTGCGGGCGGTGATGGAAGACATTAACTAG
- a CDS encoding DUF1570 domain-containing protein: MRRSGWVGVCAVVLGMAVSAWADPQEAFEQAQKAELEGRHREAFDGYLKAWAEPTLRSEAARRARSLERLARLSSDEDTGAIESLREKVGAGFRTYRSRSYYVLSDADDAWTRSRITLLERARDQYFRDLDRLAVPVHPHPHRLLCVFFGEHGDYLEFARRHDGFDAGWTAGYYSMGHNAIIIHDDRTSPSLFRVMRQLEGFQTRVDELNGRAAEARKRGQAEQAGLLGDAAADLEAHIEKERNRIEDQVLRFGIAKVLHEAIHLLAFNTGLQARGSSYPLWVSEGLAASFEAHSTNGQFGFAFAYEPREEELLALAADGTLPSLEGVVTLDDNSGLRADTARPLYAVSYGLFKELHRTNRDELAEYLTELADLPAGPQSTAEHLARFERHFGSARTLENRLTRRWLAAARERERTDDAGIRSARR, from the coding sequence ATGCGTCGATCCGGGTGGGTTGGGGTGTGTGCCGTGGTTCTGGGGATGGCGGTGTCGGCGTGGGCCGACCCGCAGGAGGCCTTCGAGCAAGCCCAGAAGGCCGAGCTGGAAGGACGCCATCGCGAGGCGTTCGACGGCTATCTCAAGGCCTGGGCCGAACCGACGCTTCGGAGCGAAGCGGCACGGCGGGCGCGCTCGTTGGAGCGTCTGGCGCGGCTGTCCTCGGACGAGGATACTGGCGCCATCGAGTCGCTTCGCGAGAAGGTCGGGGCCGGGTTTCGCACCTACCGCTCCCGGTCGTATTACGTGCTGAGCGATGCGGACGACGCGTGGACTCGCTCTCGCATCACCCTCCTGGAGCGAGCCAGAGACCAGTACTTCCGCGATCTCGATCGACTGGCGGTCCCCGTGCATCCCCATCCGCACCGGCTGCTGTGCGTGTTCTTTGGCGAGCACGGCGACTACCTGGAGTTCGCCCGGCGCCACGACGGATTCGATGCCGGGTGGACGGCGGGCTACTACAGCATGGGGCACAACGCCATCATCATCCACGACGACCGGACCTCTCCCAGCCTGTTCCGCGTGATGCGACAATTGGAGGGCTTCCAGACTCGAGTCGACGAGTTGAATGGCCGGGCCGCCGAAGCTCGCAAGCGGGGACAAGCCGAACAGGCCGGCCTGCTGGGTGACGCCGCGGCGGACCTGGAAGCCCACATCGAGAAGGAACGCAACCGCATCGAGGATCAGGTGCTTCGATTTGGCATCGCGAAGGTGCTCCACGAGGCCATCCACCTCCTGGCGTTCAACACGGGCCTTCAGGCTCGGGGGTCGTCGTATCCGTTGTGGGTCAGCGAGGGGCTCGCGGCGAGCTTCGAGGCCCACAGCACCAACGGCCAGTTCGGGTTTGCCTTCGCCTATGAACCGCGGGAAGAGGAATTACTCGCGTTGGCGGCCGACGGAACGCTGCCGAGCCTGGAGGGCGTGGTGACGCTGGACGACAACTCGGGCCTGCGGGCGGACACGGCTCGACCCCTCTACGCGGTGAGCTACGGGCTCTTCAAGGAACTCCACCGAACCAATCGCGACGAACTGGCGGAATACCTGACCGAACTTGCGGATCTCCCGGCGGGTCCGCAGTCGACGGCCGAGCACCTCGCTCGGTTCGAGCGTCACTTCGGCAGCGCGCGCACGCTTGAGAACCGGCTGACCCGGCGGTGGCTCGCCGCCGCCCGGGAGCGTGAGCGCACCGATGACGCGGGGATTCGCTCGGCCCGTCGATAG
- a CDS encoding helix-turn-helix transcriptional regulator: protein MPSVTETLRDALEHCGQTRYAVSKATGIPQSTLSRFVAEGRALRGDNIDVLADYLDLQLVAKASKRKGAKRG from the coding sequence ATGCCGAGCGTAACCGAGACACTGCGGGACGCCCTGGAACACTGCGGCCAGACACGGTACGCGGTAAGCAAGGCGACGGGCATACCGCAATCGACCCTGAGCCGGTTCGTGGCCGAGGGGCGGGCGCTGCGGGGCGACAACATCGACGTGTTGGCCGACTACCTGGACTTGCAACTGGTGGCCAAGGCGAGCAAGCGGAAGGGGGCCAAGCGTGGCTAA